The DNA region GTATTAGGCACTGCCAAAAACGCTACCGATATCATCAAGAACAAGATCCTTGGTGATTAGTTATTACAATCCACACATATTATTTATGCATGTCTCAATAAAGTAATATTCAGAAatgttaaagttttgatttagtaattatatggataattaaaaatacatctgattaaaatcataaatctaCATGAAACCCTAACCAGTCtttattgtattttgttttactatGGTCACAAAGTCTTTGAAAAAAAGCTATGAACtgttacaaaaaaaacccaTTGGAAAAGCTCTGGACTATGTAGAAACTTTGTCTCAGCTTTTGTAGCATAAtgatgtaaaataaaaatactatgtGTAGTGTGTCTTTAGAGGTGATTGCGAGCTTCGCGAGGAAGGAGGAAAAAGACTGATGTTAATTGATTTGGTTGGGTAAAGCCATAAAGGTGATTTATGATTGgttggatttaaaaaaataataataataaaacatgttatcCACCATATAAATCATTGGACTTTAAAAGTTAAGAGTTGTGAAAATGTGATGTTTTAAATCATTTACAAGgatattttttgatataaaatctAGCATGCTAACagccaagaaagaaaaaggcgTTTTCatataaatcttatatataaagCTATATATTTTACCACAGAAAAATAGTATCTTTAATTTGTATGTTAAGTAACTTATAGATAATCATAAATTAGCCTGAACGAAAGCCCTAATGATGGTGGAAATAAAAGGTTATCATTATTTGTCGGAAAATTTTTGCTTGTTGATTTCgaactcttttgatttttcttgtcatGTGTGGGCACATGGGAGTCGATTTAGCGTGTTTTAGGCTTCTCTTGCTTTTTCTATGTTAACGTACGATCTACTTTTCAATGCAAAAAGcgaaataaatatagatattagATACGCTAATTTTTCTTCCCAACAAAAAGAGATGcttttaagagaaaaaatatatacattaccCCAATTCGATTTCATATTATACGTTTTTCGATTATGGATTTCTCGCACcaaacaatatttataataaaattgatacttttatatatcttagtatatttgattatttgattacTTTTCTAAAGTTACACATGATAAGGAAAGCATACTGAAAAACAGTTCTAAGTGATAAAATAGCTGgctatttgaatttataaatcCCCAATTACTAATattgcttgattgcttgcttCAATCACTACAAAGTACAATCATGACAAGTTACAACCACATGGGAAATAAAAGCTAAAATCCAGCCAACAAATATAATACAATGAAAAGTAGAAAGATTCACAAATCATTAGAccctatattaaattataaatctcaaaaaattacaagaaaaaacaaaaaaacaagagataatatatattcttgtttCTATGGGTAGACGACAGAGATACACGAAGAACAATCTGAGTTGATCAGACAGAACCAACAACACTTCGGGGATTTCTCTTTTACATGaaaggttgttttttttttgttttccctttttcttgTGTTAACTTGCGGTTGAAGCAAGCAAACCCGAGGTTGAGAAAAATcgacacaaacacacacaccgaaaaaaaaaagataattggCTTTTTAAATGACAAATGTGTGAAAATGTACACTTTTGTCTGAATATAATGGAAGGTGGTTTTGAATATTGGTGGTAATGGTCGTAAGTGGCAACTATGACGAACATTGACGTCCTCTGCGACAAGGTAGAGCTCCGGCATCGGAAGTAATGTGTCCGACCAATGAAGAAGATTTTGCGGAGAGACTAGAGGCACGTGCATAGCTTCCGGACGCAGCGGCTCCTGAAGAAGTGAAGTAAGCACCATTCTGAAGCAAATCTCCTTCCGATCTCCAGTTCCATCCTTTCCAATGACTAGCCGGTGTGTCCACTCTCTTCGTGACCTATCAAACATAACATTCCAACATCATAAACTCACATTCACGAAATCACTctttggttttaacttttaactgaTATTCATCGAGTTATTACCTCTTTAGCAAAGGGGTTTTTAGGGGCGGCGTATCGGTTTCCTTGACTATTGATTGTCGGGTTTGCGCTTCCACCAATCGCGTACATTTCCCAGTGAGTGTAGTCGTTGTTCACGACATGGAAGTACCCGTGTCGACACCTGCAAGAAGAGTTGTAATGTTTAGAAACCATAACACAGCATactcaagaaacagaacacaaaagcAGAgcatactctgtttttgttatgTCTTTTATATTACCTCGGCATTCTTTGAATAAGTCCGACTCCAAAATGATTATAAGCAATGGTCACTTGCATAGCTTTGTCCCTCATGTACGAATCGCTATGTCCGAGCAACATCACCTGTagcaaaaaatatcaaatcccGTCAAAAAAAGAAGCTACAATTAAAGTAACAATGCAATAagacttcaaaaaaaaagaacctcgTTGTGGTGAGTTAAGTGGTTGTTAGAGATGGTTATCGCGGTTGAGCCCATGACTGCGTCCACAAGCCCGTCAGCGCAATGAGACAACGAGTTATGATCAATCCACACATGACTCGAGCCAAAGATCGAAATAGCATCACCATCCGCCATCGTCCTCCACCCAAAATGTGTCTCTGAGCTTCTCACCATAGCATTACCAGTCGGTCTGCAATCATGAATATGTAATCCGTGGACGATCACATTCGTTACATACTGAATCGTGATGCAACCGCCGTTAGCGATGTGAACGTTTGCGCCACGTCCATCGATCGTTTTGAAGCTGTTAACGATGAGCTCTTGTTTCAACTGAATCACCATATCGCGTTTGAAAACGATCCATAACGGTCTGTCTTGGATCACGGCGTGACGTAATGTACCCGGTCTAGGATTAACCGGATTGTCGTCTCTCGGGTCAGTGACAACGTAGAAACGCCCGTCGCGACCACCGATGGCGTTTCTTCCAAACCCGATCCCGCAGTCCGCTAAGCGTTTGCGGTTCTTGTGCCAGTTGCGATCGCACCGCCAACAGTCGTCGATAGGGTTGCCTGTTCCGCAAGTAAAGTAACCTAGCTTCCTCCTCTCGGTATGGTTTCTCACACTCCTGTAGAAATTAAGAAATATCCGGTTTAGCtagatttgaattttgatttcattattctcaacCGGATCTCATCTCCAccatgaaattaaaaaaaaaatagtttatttgagaaaacaatcaaaatcacatCAGAACATGAGCACATGGTTGATGATaaatactacatatatatatttctagactttttttctttctcatagaCGTGTGTCGGTGACGGTGGGATTAGGTTCTCTGCCTAAAGATTCCTGAAAGCCAAACGACGTTAGAGAGAACCGTTAAACGAGGACAAACAAATAATCACCGTTGGATAACGACGATCGAATCCGTCCGTTTTAACGGAtaccgtttttttttgtttttttgaccgTATAAAGAGTAAATTGCTCTGTTACGACCACATGGAGTACTGTCCAAAAtgattaataaacatttttatttctattttaaaaaatccaatatatatagtatttaaggATAAGTTTTTATAACAATTTGATTGTACGTATTTCCAAAGTTAAGTTTAACGACTTCCTAGTGTACAGTGTACTACTAAGCCGTATACATATGGCTGGTGATATGAAAAGATATTTATTAATGTTGGGAGAGGAAAtaatattaaacttttatatatgcAATAATGCGTCGGACGCGGATCTATCTAGTGTTAGTGCATGTGGTGTTCGGAGTGAAAACAGTCTGCTGGGAAGTATTAATTAGTTCAACAacaactgaaaaacaaaatagaaaaaaaaagagcattcttaaatagttttatactatataaaaatactataatagaGAAAAGATAGAATGAATAAtacctttttaaaatatcaatgcATGAAACATGTAGTAggtgataataaaaatatagattgtcttatataaaaaaaaaatgatactgACAGAATTAATGAATGCCAATAGTTCACGGGAATAGATCTCACTAGTAGCAAGAATAAATTAATCAGCATACACTATATTTGTCATTGTTATAATAGTGTGTGAACGAACATGGGGATTTATAGAGGAGgtataaataatatagtaacaacaaacaaaaataaaaatgaattaagttgGTTAGAGGAGAAATAAATGTGACAGCTCTTGTAGGATAGATCATGATTCAACAACAATAGAATGAAACAAAAGTCACAACACAATTTTAAATGAATGGGAGGACCATACCCAATATTGTACTTTTGTGACTTTTTCCCCcattacatgttatatatatccCACATGAGAATTTTAAAAGAGGTCATAATTAGAATGAGATGGAATTAGTACTTACATTTCAGTCAAGGCGAGAACTTCGTCCGCTACTTCATCTGGATTCTTCACTGCGTGTTGGTTCCATTCGGTTTCGTcggatctatttttttttttcagaaattaagATCATCAGAAACTATAATCTAAAATTTGAGAATCTAGAGAAAGCTAATGATTGTGACATATGCTACTAACTAAGGAATGCCAAAACTATAACAATGTTTTGAATGTAATTATTTATTGGAGAATGCACCGCACACACTACACTAAATTACACTGCTCCATAAAATTCGCTATCCGGAGAAACCgttaagaaagagagaggtcTTCGACAGGACTATTAAAATAACACTACAGAACATTTTCAATGTGGGAGGTCAAAATGGCAAATGGGTAAAATAGCGAAACATAGTCAAGTGTGTATTTACGTAAACAAAAGCGGAATGTACGGTTCAGATCGTTGGATCTAGATCATAACAAAAAAGCAACGGCTCGGATGATTTTGTTTGAAGAGGGAGGGAATATTGTTTGTAGTAGAGAGAGATCGAAAAggctaaagaaagaaaaactattttctcttgtttataattttgtcgGCTGAACAGAATTAAAACAGTaacttaaatataattttatatatttggaatCCGAGGGAAAATGTAGCTAGAGAATGGAAAACTACATAACGAATTATTATTAATGcgaaaatgtttttctttttatttggaaattatACTTCGGAATCTGAGGAAAATGTAGCTcgagaatgaaaaaaatataactaaattatataaatgatcTTCTTTGTattgaaagaaacagagatcgTAACACATGTTatatgaaaagagaagaaaaaaaaggaagagatgtAGAGAAAACAAACCTAGGGAAAGATGAGATCTTGTTGTGTGTAGTGTTCTCCATTGCTCCGACGAAGAAGAGTAGACACATCATTGCTAAAACCCATGTGGGAAGAAAAACCGCCATTGGAGCGGATGAAGTTAGCTAAGCACAAAGTCTTTTTTAACTCTGTTCCGAGAGAGAATTTAGAACAGAGGAGAGAGAGCTAAAGACAGTGAATGTACGAGCTTGGAGATATATTGGCCCTCTTATAGAATCTCGGGGgagaccaacaaaaaaaaaaaggaagaggacACCAAAAAGAGCCGTTAAGACGGCCGTTATGTATTTATACGACGTCGTCTGGTacaatttgattcttcttcgttttttttttgctttattaaCGTGATTGATCATTCGTTAACTCCGTCTCTCTTNtttttttttttttttttttttttttaccgttcTAACCGCCACTAACTGCTCAAGCGTGTGACTTTTTATAGACCTCGACACgcttacacattttttttttaacactagAACTGCATTAGCTAATATAATGTTGTTACAGAGTTGACAAGGGGTTGAATACATATGAggataattaaataaaaactatatctGAAACTGCATTATGTGGAACTTTAGCCATCTTATCAGCAAGAGTATTTGCCTCTCTTGCAGTCCATCTAAATTCCACAGATTCAAAACATGATGCCCATCCTTTGATCTCTTCTAGCCAATTGTAAATGTCAAAGCGCAGTTTATCATCATGGAGAAGTTTAACTAATGACTGATTATCTCCTTCAAAAATCATCTTCTTAAATCCACTTAGCCATGTTTGTTTCATTGCAAAGCAGAGACTTTGACATTCCGCTTCAAGAGCTGTCGATACAGTTATTCCGGTAACCTGTCCTGCTTCTTTAAAACTGCCCCTATCATTCCGGATTAACCAAGCTGCAGTTGCTCGTCTAGTCCCATCTAAAAAGCTGCCATCATAGTTACACTTAAACCAATCCTTAGGGGGTTGTCGCCATATACAATTCTGTTGACGTCGGCCAATGTTACAGTTGCGTGTAATGGTATGAGGATGATTCTGTATCCGATGAGTATCTAAAAATATCCATTCATCTGTTTCTTGTTTGGCTTCTCTGAGATCTTGTTGCCAACTCTTACTCAGATTTTGGAAAATTAGCTTGTTTCGACCTGTCCACAGTTTCCACAAGATCCAAAAAGGAAGATGTGAGAGTCTATCATGTATTCGTCGATGTTTATGTAAGTCGAAAATCCCTTTTATCTTCACTTCAATAGTAGTTCCAGGATCTAGCAGACAACGGATTGGAACATTTGATGCTCGCCAAATTTGTTGAGCGTGGGGACACGAGAAAAAGAGGTGCTCTGTAGTTTCTATCTCTGCTGTACAACGTTTACAGTAATCATTTGTTGATATATTTCTCCGATCAAGTTCAGCACCTGTAGCCAAAGCATTCGAGAGAAGCCGCCATAAAAAGTGTTTAAACTTTGGTGGTGTTCTTGTTTTCCAAATTTCACTCTTTAGCAAAGGGTCTCCATCTGGTGGTCTAGCATTGAATAACTGATCCGGATGATGCGTCGCAAGCCAATACCCTGATTTCACAGTATATAAACCATCCTTTGTATAATGCCACCCAAGGTAGTCGTTGTGCTGCCATCTAGTAACTCTAGTGGAGAGGATTTGAGCAACATCCTCTACATGGATCCGCTCGCTTACTAAACGTTCATTCCAACCACTTTTATCAGGGAGTAAAAGATTGGTTACAGTGGGGATGTCTTCTGATTGGTGTGTAGGAGCTTTTCGTGGTGGTCTCGGAGGGTGTGTTGGGAGCCAAGGGTCTGACCATGTTTGTATTTGATTTCCATCACCAACAATGTAACGCATACCTTTCCATAGTAAATCTCGACCAAGAATAATTGATTGCCATCCAAACGATGGTTGTACTCCCCTATTGGCATTAAGTATACTCGATCCTACAAAGTATCTTCCTCTCAGGACTCGCGACAGTAGACAGTTGGGATTTTGGAGTATTCTTCAAGCTTGTTTTGTGAGTAAAGCCTCATTGAACTTCTCAATGTCTTTAAAACCCAAACCTCCTccttttttcaaatatttcatGTGGTCCCAAGCTACCCAATGAATTGCTCTGGCTTGTTGTTGAGTATTCCACCAATAATGTGTTATTATTCTTTCTATATCTTCACAAATTCCTTTAGGAAGTTTGAAGCAATTCATAGAATAGACTGGCATGACTAAAGCAATGACTTTCAAAAGAATCTCCTTACCTCTTTGGGAGAGAAACTTATTGTTCCAACCCTTTGTCTTTCCTTTGACATTTTCCACAATATACTGAAATAATTCAATCTTCTTGCGTCCAAACTGTTCTGAAAGCCCCAGGTATTTACCACAACCTCCTTCATTATGGATTTGAAAAAATCTCTGTATTTGAGTTTTGGTTTATTCGCTGACTCTTTTACCAAACGTTATGGAAGATTTCCTGACATTGACCTGCTATCCTGATGTTCGTTCATATTGCGTTAGTATTTCTTTGATTGCTAacgaatttttcttcttttttttttcttattcttaatTGTAAATGTAATTCATAagttaacaaaccaaaaaaaatcgcttaaagaaaatagtttcaGAACATTTTTACAGGGAAATAAACTGCGTGTTTTGATTTTaccataataaatattaaatactagTCTATTTGTGTAAACCATGCTAATTAAACACCAGTCTTAATAAAGGAATATTTGTCAAAAATCTAGTGAACAACATTAACATACCACATATGTTATTAAATCTAAAGTTGTACGCAgatttttttaacaagtttgatggttttccttttttttttgtttttgtagtagctaaaaatcaaactataaaaatttaCCTGACCTGAGTAGTGATTGACATAAGAATAGCTGAATGATTTCGAAtttgacggaaaaaaaaaagaagctaattGGTTGGCCTTCTAACTGATGCTTTCACTTTCGCATTTACAGTAATGTagataaaactttttttttctaattttgtctaCCTGTAGTAGTGACACATCATCAATCAAGAAAGATACgggcaaagagagagagagggagctTCCGTACACGGAAACCAGTTGTCATAGTTTCCTGCTGAATTAGCGGGTCTCACTATATACATTGGACTGTATTTATTAATACTACTATATAGtatagtataaataaatataattataatttccGTGAAAAATTCCATGATTTTCCGAGGCGGTAATCACGGGCTtggaaagaaagaaggaaaaaaaatgaagaagatgaagaagaacttaaAAATACGCGTTGAGGTCGTTGACTACCCAAGTTAGAATTTTCAAACTGTTCTCACTATTAGTTGGAAGCTGGGGGTGCCTATCTTGNGACTATCTCACTCAATTAATTTGGTCTAATCTATCGGTTAAACTAGAACCGGAAATTTCTAGTAATGTGAATGTTCCTTTATCATATAGTAGTACTAGTATAAAAAGTAGTTAttgcttttgttcttctcacaacaacaaaaaatagcATTTCATATATAGAGTATAAATAGCTAGCTCTCCATATACGCTATATACTTCGATTATTGGAAAAAAGCACTAATTCTGAACTTATACCAATGATTTTCCTCGTGATATTAAGTTTTCTTAAGTgcattgtatttaaataaatctcCAATGATTAACATTTGGtattttatttaccttttgGGAGCACACATAATGTTCCCATGCAACAACCCAAACTCCTCCCATCATCatgtcaagtttttttttctttttttcttctcNNNNNNNNNNNNNNNNNNNNNNNNNNNNNNNNNNNNNNNNNNNNNNNNNNNNNNNNNNNNNNNNNNNNNNNNNNNNNNNNNNNNNNNNNNNNNNNNNNNNNNNNNNNNNNNNNNNNNNNNNNNNNNNNNNNNNNNNNNNNNNNNNNNNNNNNNNNNNNNNNNNNNNNNNNNNNNNNNNNNNNNNNNNNNNNNNNNNNNNNNNNNNNNNNNNNNNNNNNNNNNNNNNNNNNNNNNNNNNNNNNNNNNNNNNNNNNNNNNNNNNNNNNNNNNNNNNNNNNNNNNNNNNNNNNNNNNNNNNNNNNNNNNNNNNNNNNNNNNNNNNNNNNNNNNNNNNNNNNNNNNNNNNNNNNNNNNNNNNNNNNNNNNNNNNNNNNNNNNNNNNNNNNNNNNNNNNNNNNNcctttttttttttttttttttttttaactaaacctTTGGACGTACCCATGATATCATCTATTCTTCTCCAATCCAATCCTATCCAGAATAcacaaaagttaaataaaatataaaaaagtcaaaattttcTACCAATCGAGCTTTTAAACTAAGAATATTGCAAACGTTGCGACTGTCTCTCAACCCACTCCAACTCTGTTGGTTTCCATCTTCCTTCAAGAGTCAACTaattttgtagactatatatatagtaaactaAAATGGtaggtttttactttttaggctTCGGAAGAATAATATATAGCGGAAGAATAATATATAGTTAGAATTTCTAATAGATTGTTAAAATAGTTGACTATTTCTAACTTACCATTGAAGTGAAAGATCATATTCATGAGTACGACGTTgtattggatatatatatttgcttgcTGGGTAACAGAATGATGATCTAACGTCATGCTAACGATCAAACGGTTCAGAAGTCAGAACCTTTTGTCTCAGTGAATTATACTCATCTCCGTTTTTGTTACACTGGACATCTATTATCAGTTGGGGATAACATCATTTATTCATAAACTGAATTTGTAAACCAATTAAATtgtttctacttttatttatgtattttttgtatCGAATGATCTACCAACTAAAAAACTTAAATCAATCGaacttttttgtattttccgctatataatataattatttataggCTAAAACGTAAATcagtagggtttttttttttttttttttgctttttaagtattttgtattttgtgtcaagtgtatatatagataaacaaGTAACATCATTCACTATAACAAGAAAAGCCTATCAGAAATACATATATGATGTGTACCATGTGTGTGCATCATGGGAGAAGTTGGATTGGCGGGTAACTAGTAATAattgaaacttttcttttgttacacTTTTTATTGCTCAAATTACTTTTGTAAAAGTGCAAAAAAGCtataaataaagagaagatCTTGTTGGTGCGAATTGTTTGGTTCCGCCAAAACTCGCGGGTCAAATTGAGTCCCAATCACTTCTGTTTTACTTATcctttaaactattttttttttgttcctttacCTCACATTAAGTGAAAACCAGCAAGAACCCATTATATACGGTTCTGtaacttttcctttttattctaaaaaaaccaaaatttacaaatttgattaaaaaaaatgtgtctTCTTTGATGAAGTGGAGTGGACGATTGCATGAATATATTAATAAGTGATCTAAGCGATTAACCGTCGTTATTCCATTTAGGACATCTTTACCACATGTAAGCGTCTCGGCTGATTGACTTAAATCCATGCAAAACTTCAAAAAATGCCATTTTCACGATCCAATTAATGCCATAAATgaatataactatattaaatttataaccaCATTTGAGGTATCTATATAAATGGGTATGTAGTGGATAATTCGACGTATTTATATTTGTCGTTTGTTACCATATTAGCCGAGGCACCGACACTCCCAAACGCTACAAAAATATCGAATAGTTTGGGGACTTGGGAGTTGGATCCACTCGACATTGTACGTCGTCGTTTGTGCACTAAGAGACGTCGTTTTGTGCACGAAGAGACGtcgtttgttttttattttagttatgtgttggtttttttgtctttgtttataTGAAGTAAATGACAAAACTTGCacacaagaaagaaaccaaagattTTTTATCCTATCGATTCGGACGTACGCTGGAAGGTTCTTCCGTAATTTTTTNGCCAAATAAGGGTCGGCGTTTTGTTCAGCCGCTTGTTATGGACGTCCATAATTCGCGGTTTGGTGACGTGGCCCGTTTCCTTCattggattctttttctttcgcgTTTTCGTCTCTTTTTTCTCCACGATtaatttgctgttttttttgttttgttttgttcgttTCAATAAGCCTACATTGTGATTTGTAAGCATacgattaaaaaatataaaacctaTACAAATATCTATCTTGTTGTTTGACGTTAATATTTGTAACTAGAAAGATAAATATTTGACACTGAATTTAAGATATGAGCAAGGTacacttaatattttttcttgtacaAAGGTAGCATAAATAGGTTTTTtgtatgtaattatgtaaatatgGGTGATTTGGTGTAGAAATGTCCAcgtagtttcttatttttaagtttatagAACACATGTTTATTACTTATACCCCTTATTgattgaaaaatttaaatactTAATTATTTGAATGCACGTTTCACTAATTTGATGTATACCttcttcctgtttttttttttttttttttttttttttttttgtaattaaggTTAATTCGATTAAGGATCTTTTTGGTTATGACTCATATATGCGCTAATTTTCACAGATCAGAGATAGATCCGTCGGCACTTTTAATCGTTTTCTTTTAGAAGTTAGTCGACGACAAATTTACgtttgaaaaaagaaatagtCGAAGACAAGTTACGCTAAACTTTTTCAGAAattcaacaaaacaagaaaataaaagtaaactaGAAAATGTTAGAGAAGACTCACATGAAACGCTCACTGTGCGCATCTCTaatcaaatggaaaaaaataaagctagGGAGTTTCATTCAACCCccacaaaatttaattatatataaaacatgtatatctatatatatagaaaaataatttggattaatctaaatatatatatatatatatatatatatatatatatatgatagaaaaatatttcttgTGATCTTATAAAAAAGAATACCCGTGAACTAGATTGATCCTCTGATCTTCATCATTCATATAATTTCAATGGaagttacatatttatataaaacaactcagcgaaaagctatatatatattggattacATCTAAAGATATGAtaaaaatcttctcaaaaacaTTTCTCGTGATCTTAATTTATCATGTGATCTTCATAAAGCATGCATGAAATTTCTTGatattatacaattttgatGCATTTTACTATTTTCCTAGTACATAATTAACTTTTAATCaggaattgaatatattttgaattatatcTAGACTAAGAACAtggttatttattaaaattaataacattGTTACGCTCACAGTTTTGTTTTAGTCATCATCTCCatttatttatagagaaaccTTAACATGCATGTAAGGACATTAAAAACACAGACAATCTTAGCCAAGATATTTGGCATGTCGTCGAAGAAAATCGCAACGCAGTATTTAATAGAACCTGGTCATATATCCTTcaattgtttaatatatttttttcgtcaaacaaataataacaattttatgtTTCATAATTGATTGCCATTTTCCATAACGTAGATTCTCGTAGTATCGAGTATATGTTATATTGTCATAGGTAAAACTATGTACTTTGAATTTGTCGTTGATATATATGCGTTGCAAGAATTTTATCTGTCGTACAATTATAGGGAACCATTTGTTCGTTATCGCATGCATATGCTTAGATTATCAAATATGTTGTACATCTTAGAAAAACCATATGATTAGTATTGGGGTACATGGAAGAAAAGGGATAGAAAAGCTAAATCGGGATTTGATAACGtacgagaaaaaaaacaaggagaaaatGTCAACCCTTGGTGGAggattttcatctttctttctttctttttttcttggtggCCAATAAAACACTATATTAGATGGTAACGAATCCAAAACCCCACACTCACATGCATCAAATGCAATCTGTTTCTCCAACCCATTCATTACAAAAACAGcaaataacattaaaaactcATCAAGCCTACCTATATTATCTTCTCATAATTAATCATAAACTTGATTCTCTCAAACATTATTACTAAATCTTACTTTTTCCCTAAAATTCTGTAGTTTAATGATAAAATAGAAACttctttagaaaaataaaagtttaaagtaagaaatggtaaaaaaaaaaaaactcgtatGATGGAGACATAGTAAAATAGCTTAGATAATATATAGACTTTCACAAAATAATTGTAGAATACAGTAAGTCCAATGTGTGTGCCTAGTTATAAAAATTTGTAGAGTACTAAAAAATATCGTCTCATAAACGATTTTATTGATCATAACTAAAACATCAATTCAAGAATTAAGGGTTATCAGCCAAAatcattatattttgaaataagaagatgttaa from Camelina sativa cultivar DH55 chromosome 3, Cs, whole genome shotgun sequence includes:
- the LOC104762495 gene encoding probable pectate lyase 1, whose product is MAVFLPTWVLAMMCLLFFVGAMENTTHNKISSFPRSDETEWNQHAVKNPDEVADEVLALTEMSVRNHTERRKLGYFTCGTGNPIDDCWRCDRNWHKNRKRLADCGIGFGRNAIGGRDGRFYVVTDPRDDNPVNPRPGTLRHAVIQDRPLWIVFKRDMVIQLKQELIVNSFKTIDGRGANVHIANGGCITIQYVTNVIVHGLHIHDCRPTGNAMVRSSETHFGWRTMADGDAISIFGSSHVWIDHNSLSHCADGLVDAVMGSTAITISNNHLTHHNEVMLLGHSDSYMRDKAMQVTIAYNHFGVGLIQRMPRCRHGYFHVVNNDYTHWEMYAIGGSANPTINSQGNRYAAPKNPFAKEVTKRVDTPASHWKGWNWRSEGDLLQNGAYFTSSGAAASGSYARASSLSAKSSSLVGHITSDAGALPCRRGRQCSS